The Pyrus communis chromosome 9, drPyrComm1.1, whole genome shotgun sequence genome has a segment encoding these proteins:
- the LOC137744580 gene encoding uncharacterized protein — MGNCLVMQENITKIMRPDGKILEYRADMKVYQVLSEFSGHAISETAPVYQHLRPDSKLLGGHLYHLVPLPLPPPKKASQKKVRFSEPEAEPEQETKVVRIKLVISKQELQEMLRKGGVAVLDEMVSRLQSEKGVEQSNTNSFNDDGNCEGWKPVLESIPEVN; from the coding sequence ATGGGGAATTGCTTGGTTATGCAAGAAAATATAACAAAGATTATGAGACCAGATGGGAAAATCTTAGAGTACAGAGCAGACATGAAAGTTTACCAGGTGTTATCGGAGTTTTCTGGCCATGCAATATCCGAGACAGCTCCAGTCTACCAGCATCTCCGGCCAGACTCCAAGTTGCTTGGTGGTCACCTCTACCATCTCGTACCTCTCCCTCTGCCACCGCCGAAAAAGGCTTCCCAGAAGAAGGTGAGGTTTTCGGAGCCTGAAGCCGAACctgaacaagaaacaaaagtcGTAAGGATTAAGCTGGTTATAAGTAAGCAAGAACTGCAGGAGATGTTGAGAAAGGGAGGAGTTGCAGTTCTTGATGAAATGGTCTCTCGGCTTCAAAGTGAAAAAGGCGTAGAGCAGAGTAATACCAACAGCTTCAACGACGATGGTAACTGTGAAGGGTGGAAACCCGTTCTAGAAAGCATACCTGAAGTAAACTAG